The Anopheles coluzzii chromosome 2, AcolN3, whole genome shotgun sequence genome window below encodes:
- the LOC120949109 gene encoding protein glass-like isoform X1 produces the protein MVHTEEHSNAFTLEFNQIHEGGAMYISCGSTDSTPMEPETGYVPNNPLFGMPLDSPQECPSSCGGSGCSSCQENTASLPLAGLHGSDFSDCGNCLDHSGVLSSQSNLGSYWSEDMSTFPGLPPLDIDPLPSLFPFSPCGASYNRPERPTHDVADVLLSLKHAVLKQSPDPPPIGQGQSFATPQASLSYTVHPQMLLSPASHHGHGSHAHYNQMPSQTGAPYSTNYYDSSCAQHSAPPMYPSMSVNVSMNMTMHGYGAEASVPMQCSQMQWGAQNAASSVNVLYPPLLSPVPYPPGTTYSFTADFRPQSQPPPPPASGGSLSPLAHDSSRSSSTMTPQKQVLPQAQAQHLQQHQQQQQTLQQQQQQQQQQHQQQQLQQHQYYQHAHHAHHHPQQHQQQQQHHHHHHHHHSQSGSAAVSPNADCTPPKSTTPPDFGTVVDHQSTPPTTTTSAAAVAVAAASAVGFAAALKMKAESRVLGLGFADTVDQRTAAIGEDDEEEDGSGSGSDGAAGGDSKPNLCRLCGKTYARPSTLKTHLRTHSGERPYRCPDCNKSFSQAANLTAHVRTHTGQKPFRCPICDRRFSQSSSVTTHMRTHSGERPYRCRACKKAFSDSSTLTKHLRIHSGEKPYQCKLCLLRFSQSGNLNRHMRVHGNNGQALIT, from the exons ATGGTTCACACGGAAGAGCACAGTAACGCGTTCACTCTGG AGTTCAATCAAATACACGAAGGTGGAGCCATGTATATATCATGTGGGAGTACGGATAGTACTCCCATGGAGCCGGAAACGGGCTATGTCCCGAACAATCCCCTCTTCGGGATGCCCCTCGACAGTCCACAG GAATGCCCATCGTCCTGTGGTGGTAGTGGCTGTTCCAGCTGTCAGGAGAACACAGCATCGTTGCCCCTTGCGGGACTGCACGGATCGGATTTCAGCGACTGCGGAAACTGTCTCGACCACAGCGGTGTACTGAG CTCACAAAGCAACCTTGGCAGCTACTGGAGCGAGGACATGAGCACATTTCCCGGCCTGCCTCCGCTGGACATCGATCCACTACCGAGcttgtttcccttttctccCTGTGGTGCTTCCTACAA TAGACCGGAGCGTCCGACGCATGACGTTGCGGACGTGTTGCTGTCGCTGAAGCACGCCGTTCTGAAGCAGAGCCCAGACCCGCCACCGATCGGTCAGGGGCAGAGCTTTGCCACCCCGCAGGCCTCCCTCTCGTACACCGTCCATCCGCAGATGCTGCTGTCGCCGGCCAGTCACCATGGGCACGGATCGCATGCGCACTACAACCAGATGCCATCGCAGACGGGTGCCCCCTACAGCACCAACTATTACGACTCGTCCTGCGCACAACACTCCGCTCCTCCGATGTATCCCAGCATGAGCGTCAACGTCAGCATGAACATGACAATGCACGGGTACGGTGCGGAAGCGTCCGTCCCCATGCAGTGCTCCCAGATGCAGTGGGGAGCGCAGAATGCCGCCTCGTCCGTGAACGTGCTCTATCCGCCACTGCTCAGCCCGGTGCCGTACCCTCCCGGCACGACCTACTCCTTTACTGCGGACTTTCGCCCGCAAAGTCAGCCACCCCCTCCGCCTGCCTCCGGAGGCTCGCTGTCTCCGCTGGCGCACGATTCGTCGCGCAGCTCTTCCACAATGACTCCCCAGAAACAGGTTCTGCCGCAAGCGCAAGCGCAACATCtccaacagcaccagcaacaacaacaaacacttcagcaacagcagcaacagcagcagcagcagcatcagcaacagcagctccagcagcatcAGTATTACCAACATGCACACCATGCCCACCATCATccccagcagcaccaacagcagcagcagcatcatcatcaccaccaccatcaccactcaCAGTCGGGTTCGGCGGCCGTATCGCCCAACGCCGACTGCACACCACCAAAGAGCACCACCCCGCCCGACTTTGGCACCGTCGTGGACCATCAGTCCACGCCGCCAACAACCACCACCTCGGCTGCGGCAGTTGCTGTGGCGGCGGCATCCGCCGTGGGATTCGCGGCCGCCCTCAAGATGAAGGCCGAAAGTCGTGTGCTTGGTCTGGGCTTTGCGGACACCGTCGACCAGCGGACAGCGGCCATTGGCGAGGACGACGAAGAGGAGGACGGCAGCGGCAGTGGCAGTGACGGTGCGGCAGGCGGTGACAGCAAGCCAAATCTCTGCCGACTCTGCGGCAAGACGTACGCACGGCCCAGCACGCTCAAGACGCACCTGCGCACACACTCGGGCGAACGGCCGTACCGCTGCCCGGACTGCAACAAGAGCTTCTCGCAGGCGGCCAACCTGACCGCACACGTCCGCACGCACACGGGCCAGAAACCGTTCCGGTGTCCCATTTGTGATAGGCGCTTCTCGCAAAGCTCCAGTGTTACGACGCACATGCGAACGCACTCTGGCGAACGGCCGTACCGGTGCCGGGCGTGCAAGAAGGCGTTCTCGGACAGTTCCACGCTGACGAAGCATCTGAGGATACACAGCGGCGAAAAACCGTACCAGTGCAAACTTTGTCTACTAAG ATTTTCACAATCCGGCAACCTGAACCGTCATATGCGCGTTCACGGCAACAACGGGCAAGCGCTGATTACTTGA
- the LOC120949109 gene encoding protein glass-like isoform X2, translated as MVHTEEHSNAFTLEFNQIHEGGAMYISCGSTDSTPMEPETGYVPNNPLFGMPLDSPQECPSSCGGSGCSSCQENTASLPLAGLHGSDFSDCGNCLDHSGVLSSQSNLGSYWSEDMSTFPGLPPLDIDPLPSLFPFSPCGASYKPERPTHDVADVLLSLKHAVLKQSPDPPPIGQGQSFATPQASLSYTVHPQMLLSPASHHGHGSHAHYNQMPSQTGAPYSTNYYDSSCAQHSAPPMYPSMSVNVSMNMTMHGYGAEASVPMQCSQMQWGAQNAASSVNVLYPPLLSPVPYPPGTTYSFTADFRPQSQPPPPPASGGSLSPLAHDSSRSSSTMTPQKQVLPQAQAQHLQQHQQQQQTLQQQQQQQQQQHQQQQLQQHQYYQHAHHAHHHPQQHQQQQQHHHHHHHHHSQSGSAAVSPNADCTPPKSTTPPDFGTVVDHQSTPPTTTTSAAAVAVAAASAVGFAAALKMKAESRVLGLGFADTVDQRTAAIGEDDEEEDGSGSGSDGAAGGDSKPNLCRLCGKTYARPSTLKTHLRTHSGERPYRCPDCNKSFSQAANLTAHVRTHTGQKPFRCPICDRRFSQSSSVTTHMRTHSGERPYRCRACKKAFSDSSTLTKHLRIHSGEKPYQCKLCLLRFSQSGNLNRHMRVHGNNGQALIT; from the exons ATGGTTCACACGGAAGAGCACAGTAACGCGTTCACTCTGG AGTTCAATCAAATACACGAAGGTGGAGCCATGTATATATCATGTGGGAGTACGGATAGTACTCCCATGGAGCCGGAAACGGGCTATGTCCCGAACAATCCCCTCTTCGGGATGCCCCTCGACAGTCCACAG GAATGCCCATCGTCCTGTGGTGGTAGTGGCTGTTCCAGCTGTCAGGAGAACACAGCATCGTTGCCCCTTGCGGGACTGCACGGATCGGATTTCAGCGACTGCGGAAACTGTCTCGACCACAGCGGTGTACTGAG CTCACAAAGCAACCTTGGCAGCTACTGGAGCGAGGACATGAGCACATTTCCCGGCCTGCCTCCGCTGGACATCGATCCACTACCGAGcttgtttcccttttctccCTGTGGTGCTTCCTACAA ACCGGAGCGTCCGACGCATGACGTTGCGGACGTGTTGCTGTCGCTGAAGCACGCCGTTCTGAAGCAGAGCCCAGACCCGCCACCGATCGGTCAGGGGCAGAGCTTTGCCACCCCGCAGGCCTCCCTCTCGTACACCGTCCATCCGCAGATGCTGCTGTCGCCGGCCAGTCACCATGGGCACGGATCGCATGCGCACTACAACCAGATGCCATCGCAGACGGGTGCCCCCTACAGCACCAACTATTACGACTCGTCCTGCGCACAACACTCCGCTCCTCCGATGTATCCCAGCATGAGCGTCAACGTCAGCATGAACATGACAATGCACGGGTACGGTGCGGAAGCGTCCGTCCCCATGCAGTGCTCCCAGATGCAGTGGGGAGCGCAGAATGCCGCCTCGTCCGTGAACGTGCTCTATCCGCCACTGCTCAGCCCGGTGCCGTACCCTCCCGGCACGACCTACTCCTTTACTGCGGACTTTCGCCCGCAAAGTCAGCCACCCCCTCCGCCTGCCTCCGGAGGCTCGCTGTCTCCGCTGGCGCACGATTCGTCGCGCAGCTCTTCCACAATGACTCCCCAGAAACAGGTTCTGCCGCAAGCGCAAGCGCAACATCtccaacagcaccagcaacaacaacaaacacttcagcaacagcagcaacagcagcagcagcagcatcagcaacagcagctccagcagcatcAGTATTACCAACATGCACACCATGCCCACCATCATccccagcagcaccaacagcagcagcagcatcatcatcaccaccaccatcaccactcaCAGTCGGGTTCGGCGGCCGTATCGCCCAACGCCGACTGCACACCACCAAAGAGCACCACCCCGCCCGACTTTGGCACCGTCGTGGACCATCAGTCCACGCCGCCAACAACCACCACCTCGGCTGCGGCAGTTGCTGTGGCGGCGGCATCCGCCGTGGGATTCGCGGCCGCCCTCAAGATGAAGGCCGAAAGTCGTGTGCTTGGTCTGGGCTTTGCGGACACCGTCGACCAGCGGACAGCGGCCATTGGCGAGGACGACGAAGAGGAGGACGGCAGCGGCAGTGGCAGTGACGGTGCGGCAGGCGGTGACAGCAAGCCAAATCTCTGCCGACTCTGCGGCAAGACGTACGCACGGCCCAGCACGCTCAAGACGCACCTGCGCACACACTCGGGCGAACGGCCGTACCGCTGCCCGGACTGCAACAAGAGCTTCTCGCAGGCGGCCAACCTGACCGCACACGTCCGCACGCACACGGGCCAGAAACCGTTCCGGTGTCCCATTTGTGATAGGCGCTTCTCGCAAAGCTCCAGTGTTACGACGCACATGCGAACGCACTCTGGCGAACGGCCGTACCGGTGCCGGGCGTGCAAGAAGGCGTTCTCGGACAGTTCCACGCTGACGAAGCATCTGAGGATACACAGCGGCGAAAAACCGTACCAGTGCAAACTTTGTCTACTAAG ATTTTCACAATCCGGCAACCTGAACCGTCATATGCGCGTTCACGGCAACAACGGGCAAGCGCTGATTACTTGA
- the LOC120949109 gene encoding protein glass-like isoform X3: protein MVHTEEHSNAFTLEFNQIHEGGAMYISCGSTDSTPMEPETGYVPNNPLFGMPLDSPQECPSSCGGSGCSSCQENTASLPLAGLHGSDFSDCGNCLDHSGVLSSQSNLGSYWSEDMSTFPGLPPLDIDPLPSLFPFSPCGASYNRPERPTHDVADVLLSLKHAVLKQSPDPPPIGQGQSFATPQASLSYTVHPQMLLSPASHHGHGSHAHYNQMPSQTGAPYSTNYYDSSCAQHSAPPMYPSMSVNVSMNMTMHGYGAEASVPMQCSQMQWGAQNAASSVNVLYPPLLSPVPYPPGTTYSFTADFRPQSQPPPPPASGGSLSPLAHDSSRSSSTMTPQKQVLPQAQAQHLQQHQQQQQTLQQQQQQQQQQHQQQQLQQHQYYQHAHHAHHHPQQHQQQQQHHHHHHHHHSQSGSAAVSPNADCTPPKSTTPPDFGTVVDHQSTPPTTTTSAAAVAVAAASAVGFAAALKMKAESRVLGLGFADTVDQRTAAIGEDDEEEDGSGSGSDGAAGGDSKPNLCRLCGKTYARPSTLKTHLRTHSGERPYRCPDCNKSFSQAANLTAHVRTHTGQKPFRCPICDRRFSQSSSVTTHMRTHSGERPYRCRACKKAFSDSSTLTKHLRIHSGEKPYQCKLCLLR from the exons ATGGTTCACACGGAAGAGCACAGTAACGCGTTCACTCTGG AGTTCAATCAAATACACGAAGGTGGAGCCATGTATATATCATGTGGGAGTACGGATAGTACTCCCATGGAGCCGGAAACGGGCTATGTCCCGAACAATCCCCTCTTCGGGATGCCCCTCGACAGTCCACAG GAATGCCCATCGTCCTGTGGTGGTAGTGGCTGTTCCAGCTGTCAGGAGAACACAGCATCGTTGCCCCTTGCGGGACTGCACGGATCGGATTTCAGCGACTGCGGAAACTGTCTCGACCACAGCGGTGTACTGAG CTCACAAAGCAACCTTGGCAGCTACTGGAGCGAGGACATGAGCACATTTCCCGGCCTGCCTCCGCTGGACATCGATCCACTACCGAGcttgtttcccttttctccCTGTGGTGCTTCCTACAA TAGACCGGAGCGTCCGACGCATGACGTTGCGGACGTGTTGCTGTCGCTGAAGCACGCCGTTCTGAAGCAGAGCCCAGACCCGCCACCGATCGGTCAGGGGCAGAGCTTTGCCACCCCGCAGGCCTCCCTCTCGTACACCGTCCATCCGCAGATGCTGCTGTCGCCGGCCAGTCACCATGGGCACGGATCGCATGCGCACTACAACCAGATGCCATCGCAGACGGGTGCCCCCTACAGCACCAACTATTACGACTCGTCCTGCGCACAACACTCCGCTCCTCCGATGTATCCCAGCATGAGCGTCAACGTCAGCATGAACATGACAATGCACGGGTACGGTGCGGAAGCGTCCGTCCCCATGCAGTGCTCCCAGATGCAGTGGGGAGCGCAGAATGCCGCCTCGTCCGTGAACGTGCTCTATCCGCCACTGCTCAGCCCGGTGCCGTACCCTCCCGGCACGACCTACTCCTTTACTGCGGACTTTCGCCCGCAAAGTCAGCCACCCCCTCCGCCTGCCTCCGGAGGCTCGCTGTCTCCGCTGGCGCACGATTCGTCGCGCAGCTCTTCCACAATGACTCCCCAGAAACAGGTTCTGCCGCAAGCGCAAGCGCAACATCtccaacagcaccagcaacaacaacaaacacttcagcaacagcagcaacagcagcagcagcagcatcagcaacagcagctccagcagcatcAGTATTACCAACATGCACACCATGCCCACCATCATccccagcagcaccaacagcagcagcagcatcatcatcaccaccaccatcaccactcaCAGTCGGGTTCGGCGGCCGTATCGCCCAACGCCGACTGCACACCACCAAAGAGCACCACCCCGCCCGACTTTGGCACCGTCGTGGACCATCAGTCCACGCCGCCAACAACCACCACCTCGGCTGCGGCAGTTGCTGTGGCGGCGGCATCCGCCGTGGGATTCGCGGCCGCCCTCAAGATGAAGGCCGAAAGTCGTGTGCTTGGTCTGGGCTTTGCGGACACCGTCGACCAGCGGACAGCGGCCATTGGCGAGGACGACGAAGAGGAGGACGGCAGCGGCAGTGGCAGTGACGGTGCGGCAGGCGGTGACAGCAAGCCAAATCTCTGCCGACTCTGCGGCAAGACGTACGCACGGCCCAGCACGCTCAAGACGCACCTGCGCACACACTCGGGCGAACGGCCGTACCGCTGCCCGGACTGCAACAAGAGCTTCTCGCAGGCGGCCAACCTGACCGCACACGTCCGCACGCACACGGGCCAGAAACCGTTCCGGTGTCCCATTTGTGATAGGCGCTTCTCGCAAAGCTCCAGTGTTACGACGCACATGCGAACGCACTCTGGCGAACGGCCGTACCGGTGCCGGGCGTGCAAGAAGGCGTTCTCGGACAGTTCCACGCTGACGAAGCATCTGAGGATACACAGCGGCGAAAAACCGTACCAGTGCAAACTTTGTCTACTAAGGTAA
- the LOC120949110 gene encoding E3 ubiquitin-protein transferase MAEA produces MAEIRAMEHPTLKVPYEILNKRFRIAQKTLDRELSQIQNVASELEKELTEGSDSTEISRLLGGVVERLQVLKRKAEESISEELSAGFVCKRRLEHLKQNVNPPVDATTLELQAAATNQWKKIRLDRMIVEHFLRLGYYDTAERLAERSGIRDLTNLDIFQVTREVERDLVNRCTVKCIAWCNDNKSKLKKINSTIEFQLRVQEFVELIRDDKRLLAVRHAQKYFPAFEHEQLKEIRQCMALLAFPVSTEIEPYKTLFDPQRWHDLVLHFRLENYRLFQLPAQSVLSVAVQAGISALKTPQCYSHTSKNMNCPVCQENVNEIAENLPFSHCAQSRLICRITGKPLNEHNLPMMLPNGQIFGQQAIEQMRRENDVLVCPKTNETFRSPKIEKVFVM; encoded by the exons ATGGCCGAAATCCGTGCAATGGAACATCCTACCCTGAAG GTACCGTATGAAATTTTGAACAAACGCTTCCGAATCGCTCAAAAGACATTGGATCGCGAATTGAGCCAGATACAGAATGTGGCGTCCGAGCTGGAGAAGGAACTGACGGAGGGATCCGACAGTACGGAAATATCGCGTCTTCTGGGCGGGGTAGTCGAAAGGCTGCAGGTGCTGAAGCGCAAGGCCGAGGAAAGTATCTCCGAGGAGCTGTCGGCCGGGTTCGTCTGCAAACGGCGGCTGGAGCATCTGAAGCAGAACGTCAATCCGCCAGTCGATGCCACCACGCTGGAACTGCAGGCAGCTGCCACGAACCAGTGGAAGAAGATCCGGCTGGACCGCATGATCGTGGAGCATTTCCTGCGCCTGGGATACTACGACACCGCGGAACGATTGGCTGAGCGCAGCGGAATCCGCGATCTGACCAACCTGGACATCTTCCAGGTGACACGCGAAGTGGAGCGCGATCTGGTGAACCGTTGTACGGTGAAGTGCATCGCCTGGTGCAATGACAACAAGTCGAAGCTGAAGAAGATAAACTCCACGATCGAGTTCCAGCTGCGCGTGCAAGAGTTCGTCGAGCTGATCCGCGACGATAAGCGACTGCTGGCGGTGCGCCATGCACAGAAGTACTTCCCGGCGTTTGAGCACGAGCAGCTGAAGGAGATACGCCAGTGTATGGCACTGCTGGCCTTCCCGGTGAGCACGGAGATCGAACCGTACAAAACGCTGTTCGATCCGCAGCGCTGGCACGATCTGGTGCTACACTTCCGGCTGGAAAACTATCGGCTGTTTCAGCTGCCGGCCCAGTCGGTACTGAGTGTGGCCGTACAGGCGGGCATTTCAGCACTGAAAACGCCCCAATGCTATTCGCACACATCCAAAAACATGAACTGCCCGGTATGCCAGGAGAATGTGAACGAGATAGCGGAGAATTTGCCGTTCTCGCACTGTGCCCAGAGTCGGCTGATTTGCAG AATTACTGGCAAACCGTTGAATGAACACAACCTGCCGATGATGCTACCAAATGGACAGATCTTTGGTCAGCAAGCGATCGAGCAGATGCGTCGCGAGAACGACGTACTTGTCTGccccaaaacaaacgaaacgttCCGTTCGCCAAAGATTGAAAAGGTGTTCGTGATGTAG